A genomic region of Elaeis guineensis isolate ETL-2024a chromosome 9, EG11, whole genome shotgun sequence contains the following coding sequences:
- the LOC105042138 gene encoding uncharacterized protein isoform X2, with amino-acid sequence MEHYPILFPPQPSSSSSSYSSHLTHLPSNMLSNNQVFGSLHHNNSSGLLGLREDAKVSSLEGPGAPQMESFGGVENEVKTGRKKGEKKVRRPRFAFQTRSQVDILDDGYRWRKYGQKAVKNNKFPRTCGDLKPAAITQKGASNWRIWQPQEGGAN; translated from the exons ATGGAGCACTATCCTATACTATTCCCTCCAcaaccttcttcctcttcttcttcttactcTTCCCATCTCACCCACTTGCCATCCAATATGTTGAGTAACAACCAAGTCTTTGGCAGTCTCCATCATAACAATTCAAGTGGACTTTTGGGGCTCAGGGAAGATGCCAAGGTTTCATCTTTAGAAGGTCCTGGAGCTCCTCAAATGGAGTCCTTTGGAGGGGTAGAGAACGAGGTGAAGACTGGTAGGAAGAAGGGCGAGAAGAAGGTCAGGAGACCTCGTTTTGCCTTCCAAACCAGAAGCCAAGTCGACATCCTCGACGACGGGTACCGATGGAGGAAGTATGGGCAGAAGGCAGTGAAGAATAACAAATTCCCAAG GACCTGTGGAGACCTGAAACCAGCAGCAATCACCCAAAAAGGGGCATCCAACTGGAGGATATGGCAGCCACAAGAGGGGGGCGCCAACTAG
- the LOC105042138 gene encoding probable WRKY transcription factor 75 isoform X1, with protein sequence MEHYPILFPPQPSSSSSSYSSHLTHLPSNMLSNNQVFGSLHHNNSSGLLGLREDAKVSSLEGPGAPQMESFGGVENEVKTGRKKGEKKVRRPRFAFQTRSQVDILDDGYRWRKYGQKAVKNNKFPRSYYRCTHQGCNVKKQVQRLSKDEGIVVTTYEGMHTHAIEKSNDNFEHILNQMQIYSTFGV encoded by the exons ATGGAGCACTATCCTATACTATTCCCTCCAcaaccttcttcctcttcttcttcttactcTTCCCATCTCACCCACTTGCCATCCAATATGTTGAGTAACAACCAAGTCTTTGGCAGTCTCCATCATAACAATTCAAGTGGACTTTTGGGGCTCAGGGAAGATGCCAAGGTTTCATCTTTAGAAGGTCCTGGAGCTCCTCAAATGGAGTCCTTTGGAGGGGTAGAGAACGAGGTGAAGACTGGTAGGAAGAAGGGCGAGAAGAAGGTCAGGAGACCTCGTTTTGCCTTCCAAACCAGAAGCCAAGTCGACATCCTCGACGACGGGTACCGATGGAGGAAGTATGGGCAGAAGGCAGTGAAGAATAACAAATTCCCAAG aAGTTATTATCGATGCACTCATCAAGGTTGCAATGTCAAAAAGCAAGTTCAACGCCTATCAAAAGATGAAGGAATTGTGGTTACCACTTATGAGGGAATGCATACTCACGCGATAGAGAAATCCAATGACAACTTTGAACATATATTGAACCAAATGCAAATTTACTCTACCTTTGGAGTTTGA